In Streptomyces sp. NBC_01707, a genomic segment contains:
- a CDS encoding STAS domain-containing protein has product MRTNIIRDEHVTVSYDVVNGWTVVEVDGDVDLRTSPMIREAVIRLLGEGHRHFVLDLCFVPFMDSMGLGMVVAITKRIREHGGSLRITYTPGPIVRVFEISGLHATYQIYHSPEEATQRTPSPDGLADWPHSPSVKKGS; this is encoded by the coding sequence ATGCGAACCAACATCATCCGGGACGAGCACGTGACCGTGAGTTACGACGTGGTGAACGGCTGGACCGTCGTTGAGGTCGACGGCGATGTGGACCTCCGTACCTCTCCCATGATCCGCGAGGCAGTGATCAGGCTTCTCGGTGAGGGACACCGTCACTTCGTTCTGGACCTGTGCTTCGTTCCCTTCATGGACTCGATGGGACTGGGCATGGTCGTGGCGATCACGAAACGCATCCGTGAACACGGTGGCTCACTGCGTATCACGTACACCCCTGGCCCGATAGTCAGGGTCTTCGAGATCAGCGGCCTGCACGCGACTTACCAGATCTACCACTCACCGGAGGAGGCAACGCAACGTACTCCATCGCCCGACGGCCTGGCGGACTGGCCACATTCTCCGTCTGTGAAAAAAGGGTCTTAA